In Halogeometricum sp. S1BR25-6, a single genomic region encodes these proteins:
- a CDS encoding MBL fold metallo-hydrolase yields MTVPFRDLEVSWLGYATARIESESGSVAYLDPGRYGVLDDYHARDGDVVCVTHDHHYDSDAIRSVANEDATVVVFEGVNPANIDRDVEAVEDLPYEVIRVGEEEHLSVGAVDVWTLPAYNEEDSPHARDDGSLVHPRGLGCAYLLSVDGVKVFWPGDSDVLEGFEQLSVDLFLANIGGSVVMDRHEAADLAEALAPELVLPIHYDTIDLLKTDPEAFVVDVASRHIPVVLEDPTDHAV; encoded by the coding sequence ATGACCGTTCCCTTCCGCGACCTCGAAGTCTCGTGGCTCGGCTACGCCACCGCCAGAATCGAGTCCGAATCCGGCTCCGTCGCCTATCTCGACCCCGGCCGTTACGGCGTCCTCGACGACTACCACGCCCGCGACGGCGACGTCGTCTGCGTCACGCACGACCACCACTACGACTCCGACGCGATTCGCTCGGTCGCGAACGAAGACGCCACCGTCGTCGTCTTCGAGGGCGTGAACCCGGCGAACATCGACCGCGACGTGGAGGCCGTCGAGGACCTGCCGTACGAGGTGATCCGCGTCGGCGAGGAGGAGCACCTGAGCGTCGGCGCCGTCGACGTGTGGACGCTGCCGGCGTACAACGAGGAGGATAGCCCGCACGCCAGAGACGACGGGAGCCTCGTCCACCCGCGGGGACTCGGCTGCGCGTACCTCCTCTCCGTCGACGGCGTCAAGGTGTTCTGGCCGGGAGACAGCGACGTACTCGAAGGGTTCGAGCAGTTGTCGGTGGACCTCTTTCTCGCCAACATCGGCGGCAGCGTCGTGATGGACCGCCACGAGGCGGCCGACCTCGCGGAGGCGCTTGCGCCCGAACTCGTCCTGCCGATTCACTACGACACCATCGACCTCTTGAAGACCGACCCCGAGGCGTTCGTCGTCGACGTCGCCTCCCGACACATTCCGGTCGTCCTCGAAGACCCGACCGACCACGCGGTCTGA
- a CDS encoding alpha/beta fold hydrolase produces the protein MRLTTPTVDRGRFDGRIPYYRAGDGPETLVVLPGLSDAFSGSRAATAAHLARTASRGLTDDFTVWTVGRPRDLDPDATTRDLAGAVATALDELDGGHVLGCSMGGLVAQHLAADYPDHVDRLVLAAAGAHVGDAGRAVLNDWETWAASEEWGKLYASVVRETYAGWRRRAYPALLRAVGPALAPPSPDDVLTSIRAVRDHDASERLEEVTAPTLVLGGSEDRLFPADLLRETKAALPDATLALLSGAGHAAASEHPRVFGRAVKRFLRGEQI, from the coding sequence ATGAGACTCACGACGCCGACGGTCGACCGCGGTCGGTTCGACGGGCGAATTCCCTACTACCGCGCCGGCGACGGCCCCGAGACGCTGGTCGTCCTCCCCGGACTGAGCGACGCGTTCTCCGGTTCGCGGGCGGCGACGGCGGCGCACCTCGCGCGGACGGCGTCTCGCGGCCTCACCGACGACTTCACCGTCTGGACGGTCGGCCGCCCGCGCGACCTCGACCCGGACGCGACGACGCGCGACCTCGCCGGGGCGGTGGCGACGGCGCTGGACGAATTGGACGGCGGGCACGTTCTCGGCTGTTCGATGGGCGGCCTCGTCGCCCAGCACCTCGCGGCGGACTACCCGGACCACGTCGACAGACTCGTCCTCGCCGCCGCCGGCGCGCACGTCGGCGACGCCGGCCGGGCGGTCCTCAACGACTGGGAGACGTGGGCCGCGAGCGAGGAGTGGGGAAAACTGTACGCCTCCGTCGTCCGCGAGACGTACGCGGGGTGGCGGCGGCGGGCGTACCCCGCGCTCCTGCGCGCGGTCGGTCCGGCGCTGGCGCCGCCGTCCCCGGACGACGTGCTGACGTCGATTCGGGCGGTCCGCGACCACGACGCGAGCGAGAGGCTGGAGGAGGTGACGGCGCCGACCCTCGTACTCGGCGGGAGCGAGGACAGACTGTTCCCCGCCGACCTGCTCCGAGAGACGAAGGCGGCGCTCCCGGACGCGACGCTGGCGCTCCTGTCCGGGGCGGGACACGCCGCCGCCTCCGAGCACCCGAGAGTGTTCGGTCGGGCGGTGAAGCGGTTCCTGCGCGGCGAACAGATATAG
- a CDS encoding DNA topoisomerase IV subunit A — MSTNQNDELAQERLINLAAEFYDQFASGDIPHMDIPTRTKSNIVFDEESKVWVYGDRKSTRSANSVRGARKLLKAAYAIEFLVNQLEENRSSTLRELYYLSESWDNEEAQFNDQSESNQLIEDLEIVSHVTREDFHMRPEESGAKVMGPLHLREQTRRGDRDIHCQDDVGQGGYQIPNNPDTIEFLDNDAAFVLCVETGGMRDRLVENGFDEKHDALVVHLGGQPARATRRLTKRLHDELDLPVVVFTDGDPWSYRIYGSVAYGSIKSAHLSEYLATPEAKFIGIQPQDIVDYDLPTDPLSDSDVNALESELEDPRFMTDYWEEQIELQLDINKKAEQQSLAARGLDFVTDTYLPDRLGEMGVL; from the coding sequence ATGAGCACGAACCAGAACGACGAACTCGCCCAGGAGCGACTCATCAACCTCGCCGCGGAGTTCTACGACCAGTTCGCGTCGGGCGACATCCCCCACATGGACATCCCCACGCGGACGAAGAGCAACATCGTCTTCGACGAGGAGTCGAAGGTGTGGGTGTACGGCGACCGCAAATCCACGCGGTCGGCCAACAGCGTCCGCGGCGCGCGGAAACTTCTGAAGGCCGCCTACGCCATCGAGTTCCTCGTCAACCAACTGGAGGAGAACCGCTCGTCGACCCTCCGTGAACTGTACTACCTCTCGGAGTCGTGGGACAACGAAGAGGCGCAGTTCAACGACCAGAGCGAGTCGAATCAGCTCATCGAGGACCTCGAAATCGTCTCGCACGTCACCCGCGAGGACTTCCACATGCGCCCCGAGGAGTCCGGCGCGAAGGTGATGGGACCGCTCCACCTCCGCGAGCAGACGCGCCGCGGCGACCGTGATATCCACTGCCAGGACGACGTGGGGCAGGGCGGCTACCAGATTCCGAACAATCCAGACACCATCGAGTTCCTCGACAACGACGCCGCGTTCGTCCTCTGCGTGGAGACCGGCGGCATGCGCGACCGACTCGTGGAGAACGGCTTCGACGAGAAGCACGACGCCCTCGTCGTCCACCTCGGCGGCCAACCGGCGCGGGCGACGCGCCGCCTCACGAAGCGCCTCCACGACGAACTCGACCTGCCCGTCGTGGTGTTCACCGACGGCGACCCGTGGTCCTACCGCATCTACGGCTCCGTCGCGTACGGCTCCATCAAGTCCGCGCACCTCTCGGAGTACCTCGCCACGCCCGAGGCGAAATTCATCGGCATCCAACCGCAGGACATCGTCGACTACGACCTGCCGACGGACCCGCTGTCGGACTCGGACGTCAACGCCCTCGAATCCGAACTTGAGGACCCGCGCTTTATGACCGACTACTGGGAGGAGCAGATCGAACTGCAACTCGACATCAACAAGAAGGCCGAACAGCAGTCGCTGGCCGCCCGCGGACTGGACTTCGTGACCGACACGTACCTGCCCGACCGACTTGGCGAGATGGGCGTGCTGTAG
- a CDS encoding DNA topoisomerase VI subunit B, protein MTSFQSTLGEDAGIAEELAESQRAISIAEFFEKNKHMLGFDSGARGLVTAVKEAVDNALDATEEAGIKPDISIEIREAGDYYTLVVEDNGPGITKEQIPKVFGKLLYGSRFHAREQSRGQQGIGISAAVLYSQLTSGKPAKITSRTQGDSSAQYFELIIDTDTNEPEIQVERELEPGESDLSPTHGTRIEVEMEANMRARQQLHDYVKHTAVVNPHARLVLDEPGLEEPIRYERVEGAELPAETEEIRPHPHGVELGTLIKMLGRTESYSVSGFLQEEFTRVGAKTADKILNNFRDRHFGREMGWGVVESDELDLDAEIEDAIANKGAEATAALAERVGDTLRNRERTTYFELEDIVDTVADDVGEEHDVAFGDTVRENAVAAAWAVLGEQRDLYAVVDGATSTQKDDATVRGIADRVAEKFGSNDRHRATRDQVREYVDRSADVLVSEDVTFGDTARENVTDALWAVMRTVPDDAPKVNEVADDRDIASQLLEAMREADILAPPTNCLSPITAELVEAGLRKEYDADFYAAATRDAEVHGGDPFIVEAGIAYGGELSAEGSVDLLRFANRVPLVYQRGACATTDVVKRIGWRNYGLDQPGGSGMPSGPAVIMVHVASTNVPFTSESKDALANIPEIEDEIELAIREAARELKSYLNKRRSMQKRRKKQDVLGRILPEMADKLSEVTGRERPNIDGALARIMNNLSVDREVDGDTVTLVVENYSDRTESPDITDIVSVEPTDVPDGATVVDLDGEWFVKWNPSVSAGDTVELSYTVASDASFDINVDGVEAEKLTVNT, encoded by the coding sequence ATGACCTCGTTCCAGTCGACACTCGGCGAGGACGCCGGTATCGCGGAGGAGTTGGCCGAGAGCCAACGCGCGATATCCATCGCCGAGTTCTTCGAGAAGAACAAGCACATGCTCGGGTTCGACTCGGGGGCGCGAGGCTTGGTCACCGCCGTGAAGGAGGCGGTCGACAACGCACTCGACGCAACCGAGGAGGCCGGTATCAAGCCCGACATCTCCATCGAAATCCGCGAGGCCGGCGACTACTACACGCTCGTGGTCGAGGACAACGGCCCCGGAATCACGAAAGAGCAGATTCCGAAGGTGTTCGGGAAACTGCTCTACGGCTCGCGGTTCCACGCGCGCGAGCAGTCCCGCGGGCAGCAGGGTATCGGTATCTCCGCGGCGGTCCTCTACTCCCAACTCACCTCCGGGAAGCCCGCGAAGATCACCTCCCGCACGCAGGGCGACTCGTCGGCTCAGTACTTCGAACTCATCATCGACACCGACACGAACGAACCGGAGATTCAGGTCGAACGCGAACTCGAACCCGGCGAGTCGGACCTCTCGCCCACCCACGGCACGCGCATCGAGGTGGAGATGGAGGCGAACATGCGCGCCCGCCAACAGCTCCACGACTACGTCAAGCACACCGCCGTCGTCAACCCGCACGCCCGGTTGGTCCTCGACGAACCCGGCCTCGAAGAGCCCATCCGCTACGAACGGGTCGAGGGGGCGGAACTCCCCGCGGAGACCGAGGAGATTCGTCCGCACCCCCACGGCGTCGAACTCGGGACGCTCATCAAGATGCTCGGGCGCACCGAGTCCTACTCGGTGTCGGGTTTCCTGCAGGAAGAGTTCACCCGCGTCGGCGCGAAGACGGCCGACAAGATACTGAACAACTTCCGCGACAGACACTTCGGCCGCGAGATGGGGTGGGGAGTCGTCGAGAGCGACGAACTCGACCTCGACGCCGAAATCGAGGACGCCATCGCCAACAAGGGCGCCGAAGCGACGGCGGCGCTCGCCGAACGCGTCGGCGACACGCTCCGGAACCGCGAGCGCACGACCTACTTCGAACTCGAGGACATCGTCGACACCGTCGCGGACGACGTCGGCGAGGAACACGACGTCGCGTTCGGCGACACCGTCCGCGAGAACGCCGTCGCGGCCGCGTGGGCCGTCCTCGGTGAGCAACGAGACCTGTACGCCGTCGTCGACGGGGCGACGAGCACCCAGAAGGACGACGCGACGGTTCGCGGCATCGCCGACCGCGTCGCGGAGAAGTTCGGCTCGAACGACCGCCACCGCGCGACGAGAGACCAGGTCCGCGAGTACGTCGACCGCTCGGCGGACGTGCTCGTCTCAGAGGACGTGACGTTCGGCGACACGGCCCGCGAGAACGTCACCGATGCGCTGTGGGCGGTCATGCGCACCGTCCCGGACGACGCGCCGAAGGTGAACGAGGTGGCCGACGACCGCGATATCGCCTCCCAACTCCTCGAGGCCATGCGCGAGGCGGACATCCTCGCGCCGCCGACGAACTGCCTCTCGCCCATCACCGCCGAGTTGGTCGAGGCCGGCCTCCGCAAGGAGTACGACGCCGACTTCTACGCCGCTGCGACCCGCGACGCCGAGGTTCACGGCGGCGACCCGTTCATCGTCGAGGCGGGCATCGCCTACGGCGGCGAACTCTCCGCGGAGGGCTCGGTCGACCTCCTGCGCTTCGCCAACCGCGTCCCCCTCGTCTACCAGCGCGGGGCCTGCGCGACGACGGACGTGGTCAAGCGCATCGGCTGGCGCAACTACGGCTTGGACCAACCCGGCGGCTCCGGTATGCCGAGCGGTCCGGCGGTCATCATGGTCCACGTCGCCTCCACGAACGTCCCGTTCACCTCCGAGTCGAAGGACGCCCTCGCGAACATCCCCGAGATAGAAGACGAGATAGAACTCGCCATCCGCGAGGCGGCGCGCGAACTGAAGTCGTACCTGAACAAGCGCCGCTCGATGCAGAAGCGCCGGAAGAAACAGGACGTGCTCGGGCGCATCCTGCCGGAGATGGCCGACAAACTGTCGGAGGTTACGGGCCGCGAACGGCCGAACATCGACGGCGCGCTGGCCCGCATCATGAACAACCTCAGCGTCGACCGCGAGGTGGACGGCGACACCGTCACCCTCGTCGTGGAGAACTACTCCGACCGCACCGAATCGCCCGACATTACCGACATCGTCTCGGTCGAACCGACGGACGTGCCCGACGGCGCCACCGTCGTCGACTTGGACGGCGAGTGGTTCGTCAAGTGGAACCCGTCGGTGTCGGCGGGCGACACCGTCGAACTCAGCTACACCGTCGCCTCGGACGCGTCGTTCGACATCAACGTCGACGGCGTCGAAGCGGAGAAACTCACCGTCAACACCTAA